A stretch of Nitrospirota bacterium DNA encodes these proteins:
- a CDS encoding DMT family transporter, translated as MKSALMYLGCALALGVTPLFEKLASRGAPSWIMIAVRSLFVGLLYFAGAWAFSAHKELAGVKPIHYLWIVISGIIGPTIGMFLYFELLRSQPTAKVVALTATYPVFTAILATFVLREPFTAVQFLGIVLTCAGVALVAR; from the coding sequence ATGAAATCCGCTCTGATGTATCTCGGTTGCGCGTTGGCGCTGGGGGTAACGCCGCTCTTTGAGAAACTCGCCTCGCGCGGCGCACCCTCGTGGATCATGATCGCCGTGCGGAGCCTGTTTGTGGGTCTTCTCTACTTCGCCGGCGCGTGGGCGTTTTCGGCGCACAAGGAGCTAGCCGGGGTGAAACCGATCCACTACCTGTGGATCGTCATCAGCGGCATCATCGGCCCGACGATCGGAATGTTCCTTTACTTCGAATTGCTCCGGAGCCAACCGACAGCGAAGGTCGTCGCCCTCACCGCCACCTATCCCGTCTTCACGGCGATCCTCGCCACGTTCGTCCTCCGCGAGCCGTTCACCGCCGTGCAGTTCCTCGGCATCGTCCTCACCTGCGCCGGCGTGGCCCTCGTCGCCCGGTAA
- a CDS encoding carboxymuconolactone decarboxylase family protein, with translation MPSVVKPLTDSEASPEARSMFARIKAAAGAVPNPMRVLAHDTHLLETALKEEEALYFTSILPERLKNLVCYAVAQEHSCTYCMGAMAMMLRLSGFSEREIDALKREMEAAEFDEKTRAILDFVRHFSRSPETISRADAAKVRDAGYKDDEIIAVIALAAHMGTGTRFATSLDIDLDGMVNAANSGFGRRTLIPVMRFMMNRKARKESSHAGNGPPPLQAQPILGQITRHPLLGCCPGFFESLAFQPGVLEATWGRYQRMLEQGALQPVTKSYLGLIVAEGLGSPDLKELQILVLGRLGRSRDQVEGEMRRLSPEIPDARRAGLVEWARGAAKPGDANHLRSMGHKLKAEGASDEELVETAFTVASFYGYATFANGLSALQSPS, from the coding sequence ATGCCCAGCGTAGTCAAGCCATTGACCGATTCGGAAGCGTCGCCCGAGGCCCGGAGCATGTTCGCGCGAATCAAGGCGGCCGCGGGGGCGGTGCCGAATCCCATGCGGGTTCTCGCTCATGACACCCACCTCTTGGAGACGGCGCTCAAGGAAGAGGAAGCCCTGTACTTCACTTCGATCCTTCCGGAACGGCTGAAGAATCTGGTCTGCTACGCTGTCGCCCAGGAACACAGTTGTACGTACTGCATGGGAGCGATGGCCATGATGCTTCGGCTGAGCGGGTTCTCCGAGAGGGAGATCGATGCGCTGAAACGGGAAATGGAGGCCGCGGAATTTGATGAGAAGACCCGCGCCATCCTCGATTTTGTCCGGCACTTCAGCCGATCCCCTGAAACGATCAGTCGCGCGGATGCCGCCAAGGTTCGGGATGCAGGATACAAAGACGACGAAATCATCGCCGTGATCGCGCTGGCCGCGCACATGGGGACCGGCACAAGGTTCGCCACGTCGCTCGACATTGATCTCGATGGAATGGTGAATGCAGCGAATTCCGGTTTCGGCCGAAGGACGCTCATTCCCGTCATGCGATTCATGATGAACCGGAAGGCCAGGAAGGAATCCTCCCATGCGGGGAACGGGCCTCCGCCTCTCCAAGCCCAGCCCATCCTCGGGCAGATCACCCGCCATCCGCTCTTGGGATGTTGCCCGGGGTTCTTTGAATCGCTGGCGTTTCAGCCCGGCGTCTTGGAAGCCACGTGGGGCCGGTATCAGCGGATGCTGGAGCAGGGCGCCTTGCAGCCCGTTACGAAATCCTACCTTGGATTGATCGTGGCCGAGGGTCTGGGCTCTCCTGATCTCAAGGAGCTTCAGATCCTGGTTCTGGGCCGTTTGGGGCGTTCGCGAGATCAGGTTGAAGGGGAAATGCGCCGTCTCTCCCCGGAGATTCCCGATGCGCGACGAGCCGGTCTCGTGGAATGGGCGCGAGGCGCCGCCAAGCCGGGCGATGCGAATCATCTCCGGTCGATGGGGCACAAGTTGAAGGCCGAGGGGGCATCGGACGAGGAGCTCGTCGAAACGGC
- a CDS encoding sigma 54-interacting transcriptional regulator yields the protein MGWRETLEDKDRRPLLWLGVPAVLGTLLAFVALVVLYRSPYSGFHTALSPVVTSVDPESPAGRAGFQRGDTIVSVNGKDVHGIVELFLIRRTLKAGREVTFTVEHSGVHIERPLTLQPYGRLGPALLGFVTGLVFLVAGFVALWKKPQARVAQLLALTGCALIPALTVLQEWVQLMPYSWLIQLWMGPVLFLPPVSLHLSLSYPRERTGLKKRPWLVYLIYLPGVMFFFHVLLRSMSVYRDFRVGESVLDAAYFSDIFQSAIVYATVSIGYFAVEPFIVLHAYRSASDRREKLWIGLLFLAGLLTTVLGIPMFVSALGRLEDLFSGLVRLDSVLGGILLLGVAWLLGVMEPSMAFSREGFRKGILYGAVAIVLAILAYVSVALIEPWLPSNMAWRTAAYSADVLLLTLAGLWLKGFLDERFLEGESQDRLSALQPGPTAATAPDGGVPAVERGEDLLKWPKPAIALVGPRPSEAWLKKVSPWFKVDSFATLEERDDSPRSRYDMTVVERSDGSAVPEAPNAFVLPSLSELSPQAFVSAVIKHSAGKYAADIDDRYTFVTCNPKLKEISEFVKTRVSQVESPVLVTGESGSGKELAARLIHKFSRRSKQAFVAVNCSALAPGVLESELFGHEKGAFTGALQRRLGKFESAHLGTLFLDEIGDLRPEIQVKLLRVLQDRVIERVGGNESIPIDVRIVAATNRDLKSLIASGAFREDLFYRLNGIPVHMPPLRERKEDIPWLVSFILEEFNMRYNRHVWMPEVREMIRYQNHTWSGNIRELENWISRNASAVSDGEPLPFSTGAQAAATKDIPLAPYDDAVRDLTVSLMVKALRTAKGNVKEASRIIGMEYNKMRREIRRYEIDVEKVSGDNG from the coding sequence ATGGGTTGGCGCGAGACGCTGGAGGACAAGGACCGGCGTCCTCTCCTGTGGCTGGGCGTGCCGGCGGTACTAGGCACACTCCTCGCCTTCGTGGCCCTTGTCGTTCTTTATCGCTCGCCTTATTCCGGATTTCACACGGCGCTCAGCCCCGTGGTGACTTCGGTGGATCCGGAGAGTCCGGCGGGCCGGGCCGGATTCCAAAGAGGAGACACGATCGTCTCCGTGAATGGGAAGGATGTCCACGGGATCGTGGAATTGTTTCTCATTCGCCGGACCCTCAAAGCGGGACGGGAAGTGACGTTCACCGTCGAGCACTCGGGCGTGCATATCGAGCGCCCACTCACGCTCCAGCCCTACGGGAGACTCGGTCCGGCCCTGCTCGGGTTCGTGACGGGCTTGGTCTTCCTCGTGGCGGGCTTTGTGGCTCTCTGGAAGAAACCGCAGGCCCGCGTGGCCCAACTCCTGGCCCTCACGGGGTGTGCCCTCATTCCCGCGCTGACCGTCTTGCAGGAATGGGTTCAACTCATGCCCTATTCGTGGCTCATCCAACTCTGGATGGGTCCGGTGCTCTTCCTGCCGCCTGTTTCTCTCCACCTTTCCCTCTCCTATCCGCGGGAACGGACAGGTCTGAAAAAGCGTCCCTGGCTCGTCTATCTCATCTACCTTCCGGGCGTGATGTTCTTCTTCCACGTTCTCCTGCGCTCGATGAGCGTCTACCGCGATTTCCGGGTCGGCGAGAGCGTTCTCGATGCCGCCTATTTCAGCGATATTTTTCAGAGCGCGATTGTCTATGCGACCGTCTCGATCGGCTACTTCGCCGTCGAGCCCTTCATCGTGCTTCATGCCTACCGGTCCGCCTCGGATCGGCGGGAAAAGCTCTGGATTGGACTCCTATTCCTGGCAGGGCTGCTCACCACGGTGCTGGGAATTCCGATGTTCGTTTCCGCTCTCGGCCGTCTGGAGGATCTCTTCTCCGGTCTCGTCCGGCTCGATAGCGTGCTTGGGGGCATCCTGCTCCTGGGCGTGGCCTGGTTGCTGGGCGTGATGGAGCCTTCCATGGCGTTCAGCCGCGAAGGTTTCCGCAAAGGAATCCTCTACGGTGCGGTGGCCATCGTGCTTGCGATTCTCGCCTACGTCTCGGTGGCCTTGATCGAGCCCTGGCTCCCATCGAACATGGCATGGAGGACGGCAGCCTATTCAGCGGACGTGCTCCTCCTGACGCTGGCCGGCTTGTGGCTGAAAGGTTTTCTGGACGAGCGATTCCTCGAAGGGGAGTCGCAGGACCGTCTTTCCGCGTTGCAGCCTGGGCCGACCGCCGCGACTGCGCCGGACGGGGGAGTGCCCGCTGTTGAGCGAGGAGAAGATCTCTTGAAGTGGCCGAAACCGGCTATCGCCCTGGTGGGTCCCCGGCCCTCCGAAGCGTGGCTGAAAAAGGTGTCACCGTGGTTCAAGGTCGATTCATTCGCGACCCTGGAGGAGAGGGACGATTCCCCACGCTCGCGGTATGACATGACGGTGGTTGAGCGTTCCGACGGGAGCGCGGTCCCCGAGGCCCCGAACGCGTTCGTGCTCCCTTCGCTCTCTGAACTGTCGCCGCAGGCGTTCGTCTCCGCCGTTATCAAGCACAGTGCCGGGAAATACGCCGCGGACATCGATGATCGGTACACGTTCGTGACCTGCAACCCGAAACTCAAGGAGATTTCAGAGTTTGTGAAAACCCGCGTGAGCCAGGTGGAGAGTCCGGTGCTCGTCACGGGCGAGAGCGGGAGCGGGAAGGAACTCGCGGCCCGGTTGATTCACAAGTTCAGCCGGCGTTCCAAGCAGGCGTTTGTGGCGGTGAATTGCAGCGCCCTGGCGCCCGGCGTGTTGGAGAGCGAGCTGTTCGGTCACGAGAAGGGTGCGTTTACGGGCGCGCTCCAGCGTCGGCTCGGGAAATTCGAAAGCGCCCATCTGGGGACGCTTTTCCTGGACGAAATTGGGGACCTTCGCCCGGAGATTCAGGTCAAACTCCTGCGAGTGCTTCAGGATCGCGTCATCGAGCGGGTCGGGGGGAACGAATCGATTCCCATCGATGTCCGGATTGTCGCCGCGACAAACCGGGACCTCAAGTCACTGATCGCCTCCGGGGCCTTTCGTGAGGATCTTTTCTACCGACTGAACGGTATTCCCGTTCACATGCCGCCCCTCAGGGAACGGAAGGAGGACATCCCCTGGCTCGTCTCGTTTATCCTGGAGGAATTCAATATGCGGTACAACCGGCATGTATGGATGCCGGAAGTGCGCGAGATGATCCGCTACCAGAATCACACCTGGAGCGGGAACATCCGCGAATTGGAAAACTGGATCAGCCGCAATGCGAGCGCCGTATCGGATGGGGAGCCGCTCCCGTTTTCGACGGGGGCGCAGGCGGCGGCCACGAAAGATATTCCCCTGGCGCCCTATGATGATGCCGTGCGGGATCTGACCGTTTCGCTCATGGTGAAGGCGCTTCGGACAGCGAAGGGCAACGTGAAAGAGGCGTCCCGCATCATCGGGATGGAATACAACAAGATGCGCCGCGAAATCCGCCGCTACGAAATCGACGTGGAGAAAGTGAGCGGGGATAATGGGTGA